The following are from one region of the Cystobacter ferrugineus genome:
- a CDS encoding pilus assembly FimT family protein, with the protein MNPARAVRRTRERGLTLIEMSIALGIAAVLFAAVTVSVGAITGAKAKQSASELAGVIRSLYDTAALSGKTCRLVFELADPKDEEGVSRYRAECAAGNVTTSRDRDTQLREDDTALEDAKKGRPRSDPRRNFTRGSDDEPGLDELMAQEEERVENAARFSEFTGEEITPRQLPAGVSVSVWTRHQREPSDKGVAYLYFFPQGFTEKAQVYVRQGDNVWTLAISPLTGKVNIVGEALEVPRS; encoded by the coding sequence ATGAACCCCGCGCGGGCCGTGCGCCGGACCCGCGAGCGCGGGCTGACGCTCATCGAGATGTCCATCGCGCTGGGGATCGCCGCGGTGCTCTTCGCCGCCGTCACGGTGTCCGTGGGCGCCATCACCGGCGCCAAGGCCAAGCAGTCCGCGAGCGAGCTGGCTGGCGTCATCCGCTCGCTGTATGACACCGCCGCGCTCAGCGGCAAGACGTGCCGGCTCGTCTTCGAGCTGGCGGATCCGAAGGACGAGGAAGGCGTGTCGCGCTACCGCGCCGAGTGCGCCGCGGGCAACGTCACCACCTCGCGAGATCGCGACACGCAGCTGCGCGAGGACGACACCGCCCTCGAGGACGCGAAGAAGGGCCGGCCCCGGAGCGATCCGCGCCGCAACTTCACCCGTGGCAGTGACGACGAGCCCGGCCTGGACGAGCTGATGGCCCAGGAGGAGGAGCGGGTGGAGAACGCCGCGCGCTTCTCCGAGTTCACCGGAGAGGAGATCACACCCCGGCAGTTGCCCGCGGGGGTGAGCGTGTCCGTGTGGACGCGCCACCAGCGCGAGCCCTCGGACAAGGGCGTGGCCTACCTCTACTTCTTTCCCCAGGGCTTCACGGAGAAGGCCCAGGTGTACGTGCGCCAGGGAGACAACGTGTGGACGCTCGCCATCTCGCCGCTGACGGGCAAGGTCAACATCGTGGGCGAGGCGCTGGAGGTTCCCCGGTCATGA
- a CDS encoding type II secretion system protein GspG, with protein MTTEHATSTPRLAEPAAARPTRTGRLLVAGVIVVASAGAFGIASLTFDKTLSPLQRQARAEIRGLEGYFKSFHRITGRFPSQAENFYPLLQVGLIKEMPQDPWGNPYQYRMSDKGNGYIMSYGSDGVAGGSGDAADLISGGVLNNAMVGTEQQQQQAAQEESR; from the coding sequence ATGACCACCGAGCACGCCACCTCTACCCCGCGCCTCGCCGAGCCGGCCGCCGCACGCCCGACGCGCACGGGGCGGCTCCTCGTCGCGGGCGTCATCGTCGTGGCCTCGGCGGGGGCCTTCGGCATCGCCAGCCTCACCTTCGACAAGACGCTCAGCCCGCTGCAGCGTCAGGCGCGCGCGGAGATCCGCGGGCTGGAGGGCTACTTCAAGTCCTTCCACCGCATCACCGGGCGCTTCCCCTCGCAGGCGGAGAACTTCTATCCGCTGCTGCAGGTGGGGCTCATCAAGGAGATGCCCCAGGATCCCTGGGGCAACCCGTACCAGTACCGGATGAGCGACAAGGGCAACGGCTACATCATGTCCTACGGCTCGGACGGGGTGGCGGGCGGGAGCGGAGACGCGGCGGACCTCATCAGTGGCGGGGTGCTCAACAACGCCATGGTGGGCACCGAGCAGCAGCAACAACAGGCCGCGCAGGAGGAGTCGCGATGA
- the gspG gene encoding type II secretion system major pseudopilin GspG, whose translation MSDTKTKRQQQRRRRGMTLIEIMVVITILGLIMAAVGVSVIPKLEEAKQDTARLDIKNIQSALKLYYTKKGKYPDTGTGLRALVETQNLDKIPLDPWGHEYVYMNEGGKPVLISYGADGTQGGEGPDADISSRDATAQK comes from the coding sequence ATGAGCGACACGAAGACGAAGCGACAGCAGCAGCGCCGCCGCCGCGGCATGACCCTCATCGAGATCATGGTGGTGATCACCATCCTCGGGCTCATCATGGCCGCGGTGGGTGTGTCCGTGATTCCCAAGCTCGAGGAGGCCAAGCAGGACACGGCCCGGCTGGACATCAAGAACATCCAGAGCGCGCTCAAGCTCTACTACACGAAGAAGGGCAAGTACCCCGACACGGGCACCGGCCTGCGCGCCCTGGTGGAGACGCAGAACCTGGACAAGATTCCCCTGGATCCCTGGGGCCACGAGTACGTGTACATGAACGAGGGCGGCAAGCCCGTCCTCATCTCCTACGGCGCCGACGGCACCCAGGGCGGAGAGGGTCCCGACGCGGACATCTCCTCGCGCGACGCCACGGCCCAGAAGTAG